In the genome of Marinomonas algicola, the window CAAGTTGACAACCGACACTAAAAAAGCGAGAACGGCGATTCCTTTGGTGAATATAAATACTCTTGGTGTGGCCGATTTAATTGATGCGGTGGATAAAGAGACGAAAATTGTTTGTGTGGATTTAATTCAAGGGGCGACGCCTTTACCCGCATTTGAGCACCCAGAAAAGGCCTTGTATATTTTTGGCCCTGAGGATAATACGATTAGCCAACATGTCGTAGATCGAGCGGATTTTGTGGTTTTTGTGCCGACGGTTGGCTGCATGAATTTAGCGGCGTCGGTCAATGTTTTGTTGTATGACCGTCTGGCTAAGTCTTCACGAGCCAATGCAGGGGACGAGTTGATACTTCAAAGTAAAGACATTAATAATAATGTTAAAGTAAAAAAGGGCGCTTAACTCTTTTCTAAATCGAAAAGGTAAGGCCGAAAATTAAGAAAGGTGCGAATACGTCCTCTTGCCTCTGCATAAAAGCCTGCTATTCGAGGCGAGTATCGAACGTGAATAGCAGGCCTATTTTCGAGAGGCTCAACAAAGAATACTGACTTAGTAGACTTATTCGCACTTTCTTTAAGCGCGTTTAGAGCGTTTTATGGTGTATTACCATTGGGTAGGGCTTTTAGGTAAGCGGCTATGGCTTCTCGGTCTGAGGCGGGCAATTTACTGGTATTTTCTATTACCTCTGTCATATCACCGCCTGCCGAGTCAAATTCAGGGGTAAAGCCTGATGCGAGGTATTCGGCGATGTCTGCTTCTGACCAGTCCGATATGCCGGAATCAATCGGAGAAATATTTGGAATGCGGCCTTTGCCATCTGGGCTTGCTGCACCCATTAGCCACTGGTCGTATTGCAGTCCTCCAATCGAAGTTCTTGGGGTATGGCATTCTCCACAGTGTCCCGGC includes:
- a CDS encoding RNA methyltransferase, encoding MKNDYVTIGLTNPKSTSNVGSVMRAAGCYSVDRVIYTGTRYDRAAKLTTDTKKARTAIPLVNINTLGVADLIDAVDKETKIVCVDLIQGATPLPAFEHPEKALYIFGPEDNTISQHVVDRADFVVFVPTVGCMNLAASVNVLLYDRLAKSSRANAGDELILQSKDINNNVKVKKGA